CACGATTGGACCGCTCGTGATGCCAGGCCGAGAAAATGGAACGGTCCTGCCAGCCGTCTTCCGCCGTATCCACATGGTCATTGAGTGCTATCAACCGGGTGTTGTGATCGATGCATAACTCGCAGAACAGGTGAGCATGGATACGACGGACGATTCGCCCTAAGTCTTCACTGATGACCAGATCGAAGTGGTCGGATTCAACCAAGTCCATTAACTGAAGGTACTCCGCGCGTTCCAGGCATTCGCCGCTGCCAGAACCGGCCAGTACCGTAATTTTGAAGGGGAGGTCGATATTCCCCTTTAGCCACTTTTCAAGTTCAGCTTGTTGGTCATCGTTGGAGCGGATATCTTGTTTTCCCGCGCCTGGACTACTGACACGGCACGGGATCAAGACTTCCAGCGTGTGACCATTGCGGGGAATTAACGGCGGCTGTTGCGAACAATTGAAACGCACCATGACGAGACCTCCGTGTGGAAGGCTCGCCAGGCCGGAAAGGAATGACCCAGTGGGTCAATCAGACTGACCATTCCTGAGAGTCCGTGACAATTCGTGATTACCCGTGGTAAACCACAAGTCCAAGCCCAAAAACGGCTTGTTGACAAAAAGCCTGACTGTGATTTATCTTGCGGCAGTGGGGAACTAGAGTCCCAAATCCTCTCCGTTTTGAATTTCAGCAATTGCATTTCAGATAGTCCGTTCTTTGCGGTAGCGACACGATCGGAAGCAGCGAGATGACATCACCGAGTGACCTTTCAGGTGCCTATGATAGTCAAACTGTTGAGCGCGATTTTGATTAGCCTTGTGGCATTCGTTCATGCGGCAACGGCGCAAAATACCGAGCAAATATTTCCGCCCGCAAAACGGCCAATGCGCCCCACGCCTCCGACACGTGATCCTAATACGCTTGGGTATGTCACGGCCAAGGAATTGCCCGATGGCGACGTACCGTCGGCGGACACCGACGGAAATTTTATCATTGGTCTAACACACAATCGCACACTCGAAATGTCTGTGCAGGAGGGTGTTCCACAAGGAACCATCCATAATTTAACGGTGAGTTCGACCAGCAGCAAAATTTACCCTGGTATCGCTCGCGAAGCTGGTACATTTGGCACGGTCGATCCCGACGACCCGGCAAAGCTAGTCGTAACGACAAGCCATCCAGCTCCCTATACGCGCAAAATTGCCGTGTATGTCCCCAAGCAATACGTATCCGGCGTTGCCACGCCTTTTATTGTTGGAGCCGACGGACCTGACACGGCATTATTCACGGCTCTGGATAATTTAATTGCCGCGCACAAGGTGCCCGTGATGATTGCCATTTCGATTGGCAATGGCGGTGGAGATGCGCAGGGAAGCGAGCGTGGATTGGAATACGACACCATGTCGGGCCGCTTACGCCGAGTTTGTTGAAAACGAGATATTGCCCTTCGTAGAACAGCAATGTGATGTGAAATTGACGACCGACCCAGATGGCCGGGCAAGTATGGGTGGAAGCTCCGGCGGCTCGTGTGCAATGATCATGGCCTGGTATCATCCGGAACTTTATCATCGTGTGCTTACTTATTCAGGCACTTACATCAATCAGCAATGGCCATCGAACCCAGATACACCTCACGGTGCTTGGGAATTCCACGAGCATTTGATTCCGAACAGTCCCACAAAGCCATTGCGAATTTGGATGGAAGTTGGTGATCGAGATCTTTTGAATCCGAATGTAATGCGCGACAACATGCACGACTGGGTTGTGGCCAACGAAGACATGGCAAAGGTGCTGGCGGACAAAGGTTATCATTATCAGTTTGTTTTTGCTCATAATGCCGGGCACACCGACCGTAACGTAAAGCAACAAACCTTGCCCGAAGCCTTGGAGTATGTGTGGCGCGGCTATCCGATTGAAGGAGCGAAAAGTCAATAGCCACTTTTGCTATTTATTTGCCGGCGTTGATCAGTCACTGATCAGATGCTGCCCACAGAATTGCATCGCGAATAAGCGATCGGAAATCGGGATTATCGCACAGCGAGGCGCTGTGCCCGATAGCGATGTAAACCATCCGGCGATATTTTTCATTGATCCAAATCATAGGGTGATCGCCCATTGGCTTATTTTGCTTATACGTGGATTCATCTGCTGTGGCCAAAACGTGTACGCGGGGTCGAGGACTTTCGTTGAATTCATACCATTCGTCAGAAATCTGCATTTGCGCAGGAAGATTTTTTGTAACCGGATGTGAATGATCTTCAATTACAAGCGTG
The sequence above is drawn from the Pirellulales bacterium genome and encodes:
- a CDS encoding alpha/beta hydrolase-fold protein, with product MDWNTTPCRAAYAEFVENEILPFVEQQCDVKLTTDPDGRASMGGSSGGSCAMIMAWYHPELYHRVLTYSGTYINQQWPSNPDTPHGAWEFHEHLIPNSPTKPLRIWMEVGDRDLLNPNVMRDNMHDWVVANEDMAKVLADKGYHYQFVFAHNAGHTDRNVKQQTLPEALEYVWRGYPIEGAKSQ